A genomic window from Glycine max cultivar Williams 82 chromosome 17, Glycine_max_v4.0, whole genome shotgun sequence includes:
- the LOC100806224 gene encoding protein GLUTAMINE DUMPER 3, with translation MAAYREPMNMNMSDRAPVSPQQPHSPWHSPVPYLFGGLAAMLGLIAFALLILACSYWKLSGYLEGNGETERDLEAGETEQDQKPAKPYEEKILVIMAGQEKPTFLATPSVSSSCSTSRTSSFGDNTSTCTCEENRKSLEMAVKEGSAAGTGTTETAHTSSDQNL, from the coding sequence ATGGCTGCATACAGAGAACCCATGAACATGAACATGAGCGACAGAGCCCCGGTTTCTCCGCAGCAACCACACTCGCCGTGGCATTCTCCGGTTCCGTACCTTTTCGGTGGTTTAGCAGCGATGTTGGGTCTCATAGCCTTCGCTCTGTTGATCCTTGCATGTTCCTATTGGAAGCTCTCCGGGTACCTCGAAGGGAACGGGGAAACAGAACGGGACCTGGAAGCTGGCGAAACGGAACAGGACCAGAAACCTGCGAAACCGTACGAGGAGAAGATCTTGGTGATCATGGCCGGGCAAGAGAAGCCAACATTCTTGGCAACTCCGAGCGTGTCTTCGAGTTGCAGCACTAGCAGGACCTCTTCGTTCGGCGACAACACTAGCACATGCACCTGCGAGGAGAACCGAAAATCGCTTGAAATGGCCGTCAAAGAGGGAAGCGCTGCCGGGACTGGGACCACCGAAACCGCACACACCTCATCAGATCAGAACCTTTGA